A genomic region of Barnesiella viscericola DSM 18177 contains the following coding sequences:
- a CDS encoding GumC family protein, whose product MEEGKPNKINRQTVTEEPLDLSDFWVECFSHWKWFAVSIVLLVVLTGLYCFKQTPEYEVSSAVYIQDNDSENSNILLTSLGLSPYKNNIDNEIEVFRSKNQITAAVEKLGLYKSYAWKSFMTRTPLYGNSPVELVTDSINPRKIEYPLHIELSPRQGKLHIKAETYDKKDNKVEICNELIDGLPYTLPFEGSFVQLKYTGDTIPTLDKTLDIWFSNPRAVSKDLDSKLAVVFASRKATILNVTYRTPVIEEGKNFIQTLVDFYNIDAANQKNQGTEKTQQFIEGRLASISAELSAVEAQVESYRSHNNLIDVSAEAKLYLEQTGYTDEKMAELELQKSLVDYVEAFLAVPDNEYMPIPVLGIDDKDFATLINDYNKILQQRERLLLSSSESNPVIVELTRDIKTQRALLLKGVTSIRKGIEIQKRDVARQDQRIEDKIKNMPLYERELSDIMRQQRIKENLYVFLLEKREENDLSKNMVVPIARIIDDPDSTGEPVSPKTLLLLGGAVLLGILIPVFIIYLKMAFFPVLTDKKMLERLTSIPILAEISKKPEGKFFVVEKKSVEPIAELFRLVRNNLQFVLTSSDKKVLAVTSSVMHEGKTFIASNMALSFALTGKRALLIGMDIRRPRLSEYFHRPNREGVTTYLSGANTDLASLIHPSGLDSNLDLLMAGPIPPNPNELLMSDRFDQIIDYARAHYDYVILDTAPLGMVSDTFLLARAVDVMIYVARANYTNKASIEMLNGWVRNKRLDIPVYLILNDVNMKSKGYSYRQYGSGRYGYGYGYTTKRETPWYKRLFKKDRS is encoded by the coding sequence TGTTTATATCCAAGACAACGATAGTGAGAATAGCAATATCCTGTTGACGAGTTTAGGCTTGTCTCCCTATAAAAACAATATTGATAATGAAATAGAGGTATTTCGTTCCAAGAATCAGATTACGGCTGCTGTCGAGAAACTTGGCCTGTACAAGTCGTATGCCTGGAAATCGTTCATGACAAGAACCCCCTTGTATGGAAATTCGCCGGTCGAGTTGGTGACCGATTCGATTAATCCGCGTAAAATAGAATATCCTCTCCACATCGAGTTGTCACCCCGCCAGGGAAAATTACATATTAAAGCCGAAACCTACGACAAAAAGGATAATAAGGTAGAAATTTGCAACGAACTTATCGACGGGTTGCCCTATACCCTTCCGTTTGAAGGCAGTTTCGTGCAATTGAAGTACACGGGCGATACGATTCCTACGCTTGACAAAACACTGGATATTTGGTTCTCCAATCCCCGTGCGGTGAGCAAAGATCTTGATTCGAAGCTGGCCGTTGTTTTCGCGTCGAGGAAGGCTACGATTTTGAATGTGACATATCGTACGCCGGTTATTGAAGAGGGAAAAAATTTTATCCAAACCTTGGTCGACTTCTATAATATTGATGCCGCGAACCAGAAGAATCAGGGTACCGAAAAGACGCAACAGTTTATCGAGGGGCGCCTCGCTTCCATTTCTGCGGAGTTGTCGGCTGTCGAGGCACAAGTGGAGTCGTACCGAAGTCATAATAACTTGATTGATGTTTCGGCCGAAGCCAAACTTTATTTGGAACAGACCGGATATACCGATGAGAAAATGGCCGAGTTGGAATTGCAAAAGAGCTTGGTCGATTATGTCGAGGCTTTTCTGGCTGTCCCTGATAACGAATACATGCCCATACCGGTGCTGGGAATCGACGACAAGGATTTTGCGACTCTCATTAATGACTATAATAAGATTTTGCAGCAACGCGAGCGCCTGTTGCTTTCGTCGTCCGAGTCAAACCCGGTGATAGTCGAACTTACCCGCGACATAAAAACACAGCGAGCGTTGTTGCTTAAAGGGGTTACCAGCATACGCAAGGGAATAGAGATTCAAAAACGCGATGTAGCTCGGCAAGATCAAAGAATCGAAGACAAAATCAAGAACATGCCCCTCTACGAGCGGGAACTCTCCGACATCATGCGGCAACAGCGCATTAAGGAAAACCTATACGTCTTCCTGCTTGAGAAGCGCGAGGAGAACGACCTGTCCAAGAATATGGTTGTGCCGATAGCCCGTATTATCGACGACCCCGACTCCACGGGCGAGCCGGTTTCACCCAAGACGTTGTTGCTTCTGGGTGGAGCTGTTCTGCTTGGTATCTTGATTCCGGTATTCATTATCTATCTGAAAATGGCTTTCTTCCCTGTGCTGACAGATAAGAAGATGCTTGAACGGTTGACCTCAATTCCCATTTTGGCCGAAATCTCGAAAAAACCCGAAGGTAAGTTTTTTGTGGTTGAGAAGAAGAGTGTCGAGCCCATTGCCGAGCTGTTCCGATTGGTTCGTAACAATTTACAATTCGTGCTGACCAGTTCCGACAAGAAGGTATTGGCGGTTACCTCGTCGGTCATGCACGAGGGTAAGACCTTTATCGCCTCGAATATGGCTCTGAGTTTTGCTCTTACGGGAAAACGGGCGCTTCTCATAGGTATGGACATACGTCGGCCTCGCCTTTCGGAATATTTCCATCGTCCCAATCGGGAGGGTGTTACCACTTATCTGTCGGGAGCTAATACCGATTTGGCATCGCTTATTCACCCTTCGGGTCTTGACTCGAATCTCGATTTGCTTATGGCGGGACCCATTCCGCCCAATCCCAACGAGTTGTTGATGAGCGACCGGTTCGACCAGATTATCGATTATGCTCGTGCCCACTACGATTATGTCATACTCGATACGGCTCCGTTGGGTATGGTTTCCGATACCTTCCTGCTGGCCCGGGCCGTTGATGTGATGATTTATGTGGCCCGAGCCAACTATACCAACAAGGCTTCTATCGAGATGTTGAACGGTTGGGTTCGCAACAAGCGCCTCGATATACCGGTCTATCTTATATTGAACGATGTGAACATGAAGTCGAAGGGCTACTCTTATCGTCAGTATGGCAGTGGCCGATACGGCTATGGATACGGTTACACGACTAAGCGTGAAACTCCGTGGTATAAACGTCTCTTCAAGAAAGACCGTTCTTGA